A window from Zingiber officinale cultivar Zhangliang chromosome 7A, Zo_v1.1, whole genome shotgun sequence encodes these proteins:
- the LOC121999605 gene encoding 1-aminocyclopropane-1-carboxylate synthase-like: MEVHDEVSSDYQVLSRMATCDGHGENSCYFDGWKAYDEDPFHSTKNSNGVIQMGLAENQLCLELIQEWIKKNPQASICTKEGVSDFKDIANFQDYHGLQNFREAIALFMEKVRGGKVKFDPDRIVMSGGATGAQETLAFCLANPGQAFLVPTPYYPAFDRDFQWRTGVKLLPIHCDSSNNFKITKTALVNAFQDARNSRITVKGILVTNPSNPLGTVMDTKTLRTLVSFACEKRIHLICDEVFSGTVFGEPEYVSVAAILDEVSPHCDRALFHIAYSLSKDLGVPGFRVGIIYSFNDAVVRCARRMSSFGLVSTQTQRLLANMLRDDHFTTNLLAENKRRLRLQHQRFTAGLSEVGIHCLDGSAGLFCWMNLQWMLKAETVAAELELWRVIIYDVKLNISPGSSFHCSEPGWFRVCFANMDEETMDAALERIRRFVQRTASDKPRTIKSNKKRWRPSRRLSVPPEFNSSTVMSPRLISPRPPLDQTAN, translated from the exons ATGGAAGTTCATGATGAGGTGAGCTCGGACTACCAGGTCCTCTCGAGGATGGCAACATGTGATGGCCATGGAGAGAACTCCTGCTACTTTGATGGATGGAAAGCGTACGATGAAGACCCTTTCCACTCGACCAAAAACTCCAACGGAGTCATCCAAATGGGACTCGCAGAAAACCAG cTCTGCCTCGAGTTGATTCAAGAATGGATTAAGAAGAACCCACAGGCGTCAATCTGCACGAAGGAGGGAGTGTCGGATTTCAAAGACATTGCCAATTTCCAGGACTATCACGGCCTACAAAATTTCAGAGAG GCGATCGCTTTGTTTATGGAGAAAGTGAGAGGTGGAAAAGTTAAATTTGACCCGGACCGCATCGTAATGAGCGGCGGAGCCACCGGAGCACAAGAAACGCTTGCATTTTGTCTCGCTAACCCTGGCCAAGCTTTCCTCGTTCCGACACCATATTATCCGGC ATTCGATCGAGACTTCCAATGGAGGACGGGAGTGAAGCTCCTTCCCATTCACTGTGACAGCTCCAACAACTTCAAGATCACTAAAACTGCGCTGGTAAATGCCTTCCAGGACGCGCGTAACTCCAGAATTACCGTCAAGGGAATCCTGGTAACCAACCCTTCCAATCCCCTGGGCACCGTCATGGACACCAAGACACTGCGAACTCTCGTCAGCTTCGCCTGCGAGAAGAGAATCCACTTGATCTGCGACGAGGTCTTCTCTGGGACCGTCTTCGGCGAGCCCGAATACGTCAGCGTGGCTGCGATCCTCGACGAAGTCTCCCCCCATTGCGACAGGGCCCTGTTCCACATCGCCTACAGCTTGTCCAAGGACCTGGGCGTCCCTGGATTCCGCGTGGGGATCATCTACTCCTTTAACGACGCGGTTGTCCGATGCGCTCGCAGGATGTCCAGCTTCGGGCTGGTGTCCACTCAGACGCAGAGGCTGCTGGCCAACATGCTGCGCGACGACCACTTCACGACCAATCTCTTGGCAGAGAACAAGCGGCGGCTGCGTCTTCAGCACCAGCGTTTCACGGCGGGGCTGAGCGAGGTCGGGATACATTGCTTGGACGGCAGCGCGGGGCTGTTTTGCTGGATGAACTTGCAGTGGATGTTGAAAGCGGAGACGGTGGCGGCAGAGCTGGAGCTTTGGCGGGTGATTATCTATGATGTTAAGCTCAACATATCGCCGGGGTCGTCATTCCACTGCTCGGAGCCTGGGTGGTTCAGGGTGTGCTTCGCAAACATGGATGAGGAGACCATGGACGCCGCGCTGGAGAGAATCAGGAGGTTCGTGCAGCGGACGGCGAGTGATAAACCTCGAACGATAAAGAGCAACAAGAAGAGGTGGCGTCCGTCGCGGCGCTTGAGCGTGCCTCCGGAGTTCAACAGCAGCACCGTGATGAGCCCACGGCTGATATCACCGCGGCCGCCTCTGGATCAAACCGCCAACTGA